A genomic region of Metopolophium dirhodum isolate CAU chromosome 1, ASM1992520v1, whole genome shotgun sequence contains the following coding sequences:
- the LOC132935003 gene encoding uncharacterized protein LOC132935003 gives MFSCNICDKTFTMIKNLHRHAKSHDVSNKISCSICSEIFTRKDNLIRHSKDKHPSNIVVQQQPTITKQEIQDFFTPAEHIYDYNVQSRNGHKRPYHTENSNEAANAKKTRMSIVKTRGFIKTGTSLSNKINWYYVKNTDNLTNYRTFLESTKKDLIELLKSLSAKQPIKYNLKLEATYERPNVENSAENRAFKTSAKEMFIDTDIEAKINQDFVNLLLEEEMYTSKGSGFTLQSIDGLLLGVYSYFPMGGSSYITLPEDIKNKKAIINPQNSDQQCFKWAIIARHVSGNAKNQVAENYTSLEDKYNFSGLTFPTPVREIKTFEKNNPKISVNVYGLKKEKNKKHIVYPLKVADEEKKYHFDLLLITDGNKSHYTYISNLSRLVRSQKTLHAENVVFCKRCFTSFDNIHTKYKLKGQAGLEQHKLICGAHKPILPKMPEPGTLLEFDGWSNTERHPFAIYADFEALLVKCEEKKAKKQQLFKSTSQ, from the exons ATGTTCTCGTGTAATATATGTGATAAAACCTTTACAATGATTAAAAATCTACACAGACATGCCAAGTCACACGATGTATCCAATAAGATTTCATGCAGTATATGCTCAGAAATATTTACGCGAAAAGATAACCTCATCAGGCATAGCAAGGATAAACatc CTTCAAATATTGTAGTTCAACAACAACCAACCATAACCAAGCAAGAAATTCAAGATTTTTTTACACCAGCTGAACACATTTACGATtataatg ttcaatCTCGCAATGGTCATAAGCGCCCATATCATACGGAAAATTCGAATGAAGCAGCAAATGCTAAAAAGACACGCATGAGCATCGTCAAGACACGAGGATTCATCAAGACAGGCACATCGTTATCGAATAAAATCAATTGGTATTACGTGAAAAATACAGATAACTTGACCAACTACAGAACATTTTTAGAATCAACAAAAAAAGACTTAATAGAACTACTCAAGTCACTATCAGCAAAAcaaccaattaaatataatcttaaattagAAGCAACATATGAACGCCCGAACGTAGAAAATTCAGCAGAGAATAGAGCATTTAAGACCTCAGCTAAGGAAATGTTTATAGATACAGATATTGAAGCTAAAATTAATCAAGATTTTGTCAACCTTTTGCTTGAAGAAGAAATGTATACTTCTAAAGGAAGTGGATTTACACTACAATCAATAGATGGTTTACTGTTAGGAGTATATAGTTATTTCCCTATGGGTGGTTCGTCTTATATTACACTTCCAGaggacataaaaaataaaaaagcaattATCAATCCCCAAAACTCAGACCAACAGTGCTTCAAGTGGGCAATCATAGCGAGACACGTTTCGGGTAATGCCAAAAATCAAGTGGCTGAAAATTATACATCGCTCGaggacaaatataatttttctggtTTAACATTCCCAACACCTGTGagggaaataaaaacatttgaaaaaaataacccGAAAATATCAGTCAACGTTTatggattaaaaaaagaaaagaataaGAAACATATTGTTTATCCACTTAAGGTTGcggatgaagaaaaaaaatatcattttgatCTCTTACTAATTACTGATGGTAATAAAAGCCACTACACCTACATTTCTAACCTTTCGAGGCTTGTGAGATCACAAAAAACATTACACGCcgaaaatgttgtattttgcaAACGATGTTTTACCAGTTTtgacaatatacatacaaaatataagttaaaaggTCAGGCGGGACTTGAACAACACAAGTTGATATGTGGAGCACATAAGCCAATTCTGCCTAAGATGCCTGAGCCCGGTACATTGTTAGAGTTCGATGGGTGGAGTAACACTGAAAGACATCCGTTCGCGATATATGCCGATTTCGAGGCACTCCTTGTTAAATGCGaagaaaaaaaggcaaaaaaacaGCAGCTTTTCAAAAGCACGAGCCAATGA
- the LOC132934664 gene encoding uncharacterized protein LOC132934664, with protein MASKLSTLAENLLTPGFEKFRETAKAFLPRDMDLVTRKGVYPYEFTDSWDKLEETILPRKEDFYSTLTEEHIDDEEYEHAVTVWNHFKCKTLGEYSDLYLKIDVLLLADVFENFRDMCISTYNLDPVYYFTAPGFSFDCMLKYTKVKLELLSDFDTHLFFENSIRGGLTQASMRYAKANNEKTQDYDPTKSKSWIVYQDCNNLYGWAMSQHMPYGDFKWVEPKLDGLDVLTTTSDIGRVYEVDISYPNELHDLHNDLPFLPENKIPPDSKVKKLMATLHSKKNYVIHYRNLQQAIANGLIVEKVHRVLEFKQSDWLAKYIKLNTEMRKNAKNEFEKDFFKLLNNAVFGKTMESLRKRFKMELVSCPQRLQKLINKQTFKHCTTYSENLAAVSLENKIIMFNKPIYIGFAVLDISKTMMYDYHFNVMKAHYGDNINLMYTDTDSLIYHIKTDDFYKDLKCNSNLLDRMDTSDLPIDHPCYIAERKKIPGLFSDEGKGQLITQFIALRAKSYAYILNDKEKIKAKGVRGHVVKNHMTFNDHFDCLFADGEKENFKLYTRENVSIRSFNHKIRTIKSKKLCFNRQDDKRIAKTDRIHTYAHGHFKLDC; from the exons ATGGCATCAAAATTATCAACACTCGCAGAAAATTTATTAACACCAGGTTTCGAGAAGTTCAGAGAAACCGCAAAAGCATTCTTACCCAGAGATATGGATCTCGTCACACGTAAGGGTGTTTACCCATACGAGTTTACCGATAGTTGGGACAAGTTAGAAGAAACGATTTTGCCTCGGAAAGAAGATTTTTATAGCACATTAACGGAAGAACATATAGACGATGAGGAATACGAACACGCAGTCACAGTATGGAACCATTTCAAATGCAAAACCCTAGGAGAATATAGCGATTTGTATCTAAAAATTGATGTGCTGCTGTTGGCTGACGTGTTCGAAAATTTCAGAGACATGTGCATTTCTACATACAATTTAGACCCTGTTTACTACTTTACAGCTCCAGGTTTTAGTTTTGACTGTATGTTGAAATATACCAAAGTCAAACTAGAATTACTCTCTGATTTTGACACCcacttattttttgaaaattcaatccGTGGTGGCCTCACACAAGCAAGTATGAGGTACGCTAAagctaataatgaaaaaacccAAGATTATGATCCAACAAAGTCAAAATCATGGATAGTTTACCAAGATTGCAACAATTTGTACGGGTGGGCAATGTCACAGCACATGCCATACGGTGACTTTAAATGGGTGGAGCCTAAGTTAGACGGGTTAGATGTTTTGACGACGACGTCAGATATAGGCAGAGTGTATGAGGTAGACATATCATACCCTAATGAACTCCATGACTTACACAACGATCTTCCATTTTTACCTGAGAACAAAATTCCTCCTGATTCAAAAGTGAAAAAACTTATGGCGACActtcattcaaaaaaaaattacgtaatCCATTATCGAAACCTGCAGCAAGCCATAGCAAATGGTTTAATTGTAGAAAAAGTACACAGAGTTTTAGAGTTCAAACAATCGGATTGGCTtgcaaaatacattaaattaaatactgaaATGAGGAAGAACGCGAAGAATGAATTCGAAAAGGATTTCTTCAAACTCTTAAACAATGCCGTTTTTGGAAAAACCATGGAATCTTTACGGAAACGTTTTAAGATGGAACTAGTTTCATGTCCACAAAGATTACAAAAACTAATCAACAagcaaacatttaaacattgtaCGACATACAGTGAAAATCTTGCTGCTGTCTCAttggaaaacaaaattatcatgtttaacaagccaatatatatag gtttcgCAGTATTGGATATCAGTAAAACCATGATGTACGATTACCATTTTAATGTAATGAAGGCGCATTATGGTGATAATATCAATCTCATGTATACAGAtacag attcacTGATATATCACATTAAGACTGACGATTTTTACAAAGATTTGAAGTGCAATTCAAACTTACTTGACCGGATGGATACTTCAGATTTGCCGATAGACCATCCATGCTACATTGCCGAACGAAAGAAAATTCCAGGATTGTTCTCCGATGAGGGAAAGGGACAGCTAATTACCCAGTTTATCGCGCTTCGAGCAAAGTCATACGCTTACATTTTGAACGACAAGGAGAAAATTAAGGCAAAAGGCGTCCGAGGGCACGTAGTTAAAAATCACATGACTTTCAATGATCATTTCGATTGCCTTTTCGCTGATGGCGAAAAAGAGAACTTTAAACTGTATACTAGGGAAAATGTATCCATCAGATCATTCAACCATAAGATACGAACAATCAAATCCAAAAAATTATGCTTCAACCGACAAGATGATAAGCGGATAGCAAAGACCGATAGAATACATACCTACGCTCATGGACATTTTAAACTCGattgttaa
- the LOC132934675 gene encoding uncharacterized protein LOC132934675, whose protein sequence is MPLRKWCSNSQSVLEHIDNKNDDELLVLDLGENDVIKSLGLCWKPVVDVFQFNVAISDKNSEATKRSLLSALNSIFDPLGFLAPVLVKGKIFLQQLWLVKADWDSSLSVEIKQKWYNYWSDLGMLKTLEIPRKAVACAGLRTEFHGFCDASENAYGACIYVRCKLPSGVWQSRLLCASTRVAPLKGATIPRLELGGALVLAQLAMKVAKSWKVDIHKFYLWTDSTIVLGWLNSQSSRLKTYVSNRVAQILDITNTEQWYYVRTYDNPADVLSRGVKAQDLKGIELWWSGPKWLSHEQNGWRFERVSLPTGEELPEQKTVRFVLLTVPLPMRLVDSCSNWQRLRRATAWILRFIEFIKTKRTPQLVRSLTVKELMVAEQRLITYAQREAFPEEHEALAKNKDIPGRSKLRSLNIGLRYGMIVVGGRLDNANLSQDQRQPIILPYNHRITQLIFLDYHMKLLHCGPQLLLAEIRQRYWPLSGRLLARSTVRRCVKCVRSKPTFQIPIMAPLPKERVQCSRPFTYTGVDFAGPLIIRSGIRGRSGTKAWVSIFVCFSTRAVHIEAVEDLTSKAFIAALRRFVARRGKPAELWSDNGTNFVGANKELTKYTQHLGSQLANEGITWRFNPPSAPHFGGLWEAAVKSAKHHLARTTGEAKLTLSELSTLLCQIEACLNSRPLTPMSSDPNDFTSLTPAHFLLGAPVTSFPEPDLNGEEPHAMRRWKFVQHLLQTFWKRWHMEYLPQLQVRGKWTSGSSNLAIDDLVIVKEDNLPPFKWHLARVIELHLGCDGNVRVVSVRNSSGKTMRRPVAKLCKLPIDAEEAVEK, encoded by the coding sequence ATGCCATTACGAAAATGGTGTTCAAACTCGCAGTCAGTACTCGAACATATCGACAACAAAAATGATGATGAGTTATTAGTGTTAGATTTGGGTGAAAATGACGTAATTAAATCGTTAGGCCTATGTTGGAAGCCAGTGGTAGACGTCTTTCAGTTCAACGTAGCGATTTCTGACAAGAACAGTGAAGCAACTAAGCGTAGTCTCCTATCCGCTCTAAACAGTATATTTGACCCACTAGGATTCCTTGCTCCAGTGTTGGTAAAAGGAAAAATTTTTCTGCAGCAACTATGGCTCGTTAAAGCAGATTGGGATAGTTCATTGTCtgttgaaataaaacaaaaatggtacAATTACTGGTCAGACCTCGGTATGCTTAAAACACTGGAAATTCCAAGAAAGGCAGTCGCATGTGCAGGATTAAGGACCGAGTTTCACGGCTTTTGTGATGCATCAGAAAATGCCTATGGTGCATGTATTTATGTACGGTGTAAACTGCCAAGCGGAGTATGGCAATCACGATTATTGTGCGCATCTACTCGGGTCGCCCCTCTCAAGGGAGCTACAATCCCTAGATTAGAATTGGGAGGAGCCCTAGTACTGGCTCAGTTAGCAATGAAGGTAGCCAAGTCATGGAAGGTTGACATACATAAATTTTACCTGTGGACCGATTCAACTATAGTGTTGGGATGGTTGAATAGCCAATCTAGTCGCTTGAAAACTTATGTGTCAAACCGTGTTGCACAGATTTTAGATATTACCAATACTGAGCAATGGTACTATGTGAGGACTTATGATAATCCAGCAGATGTGTTATCGAGGGGTGTGAAGGCGCAAGACTTGAAAGGCATCGAGTTGTGGTGGAGTGGACCAAAATGGCTATCTCATGAGCAAAATGGTTGGCGATTCGAACGAGTATCACTGCCAACTGGAGAAGAATTACCTGAGCAGAAAACCGTACGTTTCGTTCTTTTAACAGTGCCGTTACCAATGCGACTTGTTGATTCATGCTCAAACTGGCAACGCCTACGTCGAGCAACTGCGTGGATTCTGCGGTTCattgaattcataaaaactaaaCGCACCCCACAACTAGTACGCTCTCTGACAGTTAAAGAGTTAATGGTTGCTGAACAGAGACTGATAACTTATGCTCAAAGGGAGGCCTTTCCGGAGGAGCATGAAGCATTAGCAAAAAATAAGGACATTCCTGGTCGAAGCAAGTTAAGGTCATTGAACATCGGTCTAAGGTATGGCATGATAGTAGTGGGTGGTCGTCTTGACAATGCCAATCTTTCACAAGACCAAAGACAACCAATAATTCTTCCATACAATCACAGAATTACACAGTTGATATTCTTAGATTATCACATGAAATTATTGCATTGTGGTCCTCAGTTATTATTAGCGGAAATCAGGCAGAGGTATTGGCCGCTGTCTGGTAGACTATTAGCGCGCTCAACAGTTCGAAGGTGCGTGAAGTGTGTACGGAGCAAACCGACCTTTCAAATTCCAATAATGGCGCCATTACCAAAGGAAAGAGTACAATGTTCACGTCCCTTCACGTACACGGGCGTGGATTTTGCAGGACCGTTAATCATCCGAAGCGGAATCAGGGGTCGATCAGGAACAAAGGCGTGGGTATCAATATTCGTGTGTTTTTCTACAAGAGCGGTTCATATAGAAGCAGTCGAGGACTTAACGAGCAAGGCTTTTATAGCGGCCTTAAGACGATTTGTTGCTAGACGAGGCAAACCCGCAGAACTGTGGAGCGATAACGGAACAAACTTCGTTGGAGCGAACAAGGAGTTGACCAAATATACTCAACATCTTGGCAGTCAGCTAGCAAATGAAGGGATCACCTGGCGCTTCAATCCCCCATCAGCCCCTCATTTTGGAGGGCTGTGGGAAGCAGCAGTTAAGAGCGCTAAACACCACTTGGCTAGGACTACTGGAGAGGCAAAGCTAACTCTAAGTGAGCTCAGTACACTGCTATGTCAAATTGAAGCCTGCCTCAATTCCCGACCATTGACACCTATGAGCAGCGATCCTAACGACTTCACCTCACTTACCCCAGCGCACTTCTTACTCGGTGCACCTGTAACGTCGTTCCCAGAACCTGATTTAAATGGCGAAGAACCACATGCAATGCGACGTTGGAAATTTGTACAACATCTTCTTCAAACTTTCTGGAAGCGATGGCACATGGAGTACCTACCCCAACTACAGGTCCGTGGAAAGTGGACATCAGGAAGCTCCAACCTAGCCATAGACGATTTAGTAATTGTCAAAGAAGACAACCTACCGCCCTTTAAGTGGCACTTAGCACGCGTTATAGAACTACATCTAGGTTGTGACGGTAACGTAAGGGTTGTGTCCGTACGTAACTCTTCCGGTAAAACAATGCGCCGTCCAGTCGCAAAACTTTGCAAGCTCCCAATCGATGCAGAGGAGGCTGTTGAAAAATAG